A stretch of Peteryoungia algae DNA encodes these proteins:
- a CDS encoding DotA/TraY family protein gives MMDLFVEPSASNLAWRLITAVLPSDASSAWGQTLQVFTATLFAFCAVLIAYNTISGIVQSAYTGRTLGDRWHQIWTPLRIIVGVGLLIPMPSTGFSPVHYLLRDVVARGGINLADASWNVFVKTVASGEATILPTSSSGSMVAMTILQHEICAAVYNHAGSTWGWDARLPQPGGNVGGLGIPGYAQKVTWSYGPTCGHFTYTIPDDRLPFANTRREAVAEIVSAYRIEAQRYAKLAAHTSGLSSAEAVTKAISGKVLSSTIVQDVRARGAAFDANVSAAAKLEAAKVQAESRDKLVENAKQDGFLSAGSYFRALGQISELTTAMTNELPEDVAPRTDGDFGGALDRAFSILRLQVSGEADRASLSANDFAAAGDDGSNFLVKLLAPITRGLAEWGASSASESGDAMSNQISSGHAMLSIAWTSIAAGAALMVASSNWFSSAVGAGGAADFLLGWGNWAIGGIMFIGALRAYVIPILPFLFVLAAGIALIAALLEAMIALPLWCVKWMKMEGGEDFASEGTRMGMLLTVNIFLRPSLAILAYCGSYPVFDVVLRTMDSMWATTFLAQTGGAVVGLIGFLTMSIIQLFLTWYISLKLFGQSWALPDRILGWLGLPGTAGEAGIASGAIGGMLSLAGRGLLPKTGMVMLAKGGKSK, from the coding sequence ATGATGGACCTGTTTGTCGAACCATCTGCCTCTAACTTGGCCTGGCGTCTGATCACCGCTGTCCTGCCGTCTGACGCGTCATCGGCTTGGGGGCAGACGCTGCAGGTGTTCACTGCGACACTGTTTGCATTCTGTGCAGTCCTGATCGCCTACAACACGATTTCAGGCATCGTGCAGAGCGCCTATACTGGCAGGACACTCGGAGACCGCTGGCATCAAATATGGACGCCCTTGCGGATCATCGTCGGTGTAGGTCTCTTGATACCGATGCCATCAACCGGATTTTCACCGGTCCACTACCTGTTGAGAGACGTCGTTGCGCGCGGCGGCATCAATTTGGCTGACGCTTCCTGGAACGTCTTTGTCAAAACAGTTGCCTCTGGCGAGGCGACAATCCTGCCAACATCGTCTTCGGGGTCGATGGTTGCTATGACCATCCTCCAGCATGAGATTTGCGCTGCCGTCTACAATCATGCCGGTTCGACTTGGGGCTGGGATGCACGCTTGCCTCAGCCGGGCGGAAATGTAGGGGGGCTCGGAATCCCCGGCTATGCGCAGAAGGTAACGTGGAGCTACGGCCCGACATGTGGTCATTTCACGTACACAATTCCGGATGACCGGCTTCCGTTCGCTAACACACGGCGTGAGGCAGTGGCGGAAATTGTTTCCGCATATCGGATTGAGGCGCAGCGTTACGCGAAGCTAGCGGCGCATACGTCAGGTCTTTCATCCGCCGAAGCCGTGACCAAGGCAATCTCCGGAAAGGTGCTCTCCTCCACGATCGTTCAAGATGTCCGTGCGCGTGGTGCGGCGTTCGATGCCAATGTCTCCGCCGCCGCGAAGTTAGAGGCGGCGAAAGTGCAGGCGGAATCACGGGACAAACTGGTTGAGAATGCGAAGCAGGACGGATTCCTTTCGGCCGGTTCGTACTTCCGGGCACTGGGTCAGATCAGCGAACTCACGACGGCGATGACGAATGAATTGCCCGAAGACGTCGCGCCACGAACGGACGGCGATTTCGGTGGGGCATTGGATCGGGCGTTCTCGATCTTGAGGCTGCAGGTATCCGGGGAGGCGGACAGAGCCAGCCTTTCAGCCAATGATTTCGCGGCTGCGGGTGATGATGGATCGAACTTCCTGGTGAAGCTGCTCGCGCCGATAACGCGTGGCCTTGCCGAATGGGGTGCATCGTCAGCGTCGGAATCGGGTGACGCGATGTCGAACCAAATCTCATCGGGTCACGCGATGTTGTCCATTGCCTGGACATCTATCGCCGCAGGAGCTGCCCTGATGGTGGCGTCATCGAACTGGTTCTCATCGGCCGTCGGCGCGGGCGGTGCGGCAGATTTTCTGTTGGGTTGGGGGAACTGGGCGATCGGAGGCATCATGTTCATTGGTGCGCTGCGCGCGTATGTGATCCCAATCCTTCCATTCCTGTTTGTTCTGGCCGCTGGTATCGCTTTGATTGCCGCCTTGCTGGAGGCCATGATCGCACTGCCGTTGTGGTGCGTGAAATGGATGAAGATGGAAGGCGGCGAAGACTTCGCCAGCGAAGGTACGCGCATGGGAATGTTGCTGACCGTCAATATTTTCCTTCGTCCTTCCCTTGCGATACTGGCCTACTGTGGTTCCTACCCGGTCTTCGACGTCGTGCTGAGGACCATGGATTCGATGTGGGCAACGACGTTCCTAGCCCAGACCGGTGGCGCAGTCGTCGGCCTGATCGGCTTCCTTACCATGTCCATTATCCAACTGTTCCTCACTTGGTACATATCGCTGAAACTGTTTGGTCAGTCCTGGGCGTTGCCGGATCGCATTCTCGGCTGGCTGGGTCTTCCCGGCACGGCTGGCGAGGCGGGCATAGCATCTGGGGCGATCGGCGGAATGCTTTCCCTTGCCGGACGCGGGCTTCTGCCCAAGACTGGAATGGTGATGTTGGCCAAAGGAGGAAAGTCGAAATGA
- a CDS encoding helix-turn-helix domain-containing protein has translation MLKDKPFAALTQKMLDAWIETDPADPAEPQRVYAGVIELLSIKMRLTVFRIEGDDPLAWQMTPVRHSGFTSSLFNVNKIFEDQRIGDFKDQDYMASAVIPRLRQVIENQQPSMELVKTKLFGINLGYDRILIPQRTLGRPRWVISSSHARFLLDAPKVPGKFDVDDEAVVQLLLEGCTAKEIAAQLGLSHRTVEHRLDRLKVRFGARNLVHLVVMLLGGHVNRENGASIT, from the coding sequence ATGTTGAAAGACAAACCCTTTGCCGCCCTCACTCAGAAGATGCTGGATGCATGGATCGAGACTGACCCCGCCGATCCTGCAGAGCCGCAGCGCGTTTATGCCGGTGTTATAGAGCTGCTCTCGATCAAGATGCGGTTGACCGTATTCCGCATCGAAGGTGATGATCCGCTGGCGTGGCAGATGACGCCCGTGCGCCATTCTGGCTTCACGTCGAGCTTGTTCAACGTGAACAAGATTTTTGAAGATCAGCGAATTGGCGACTTCAAGGACCAGGACTACATGGCGTCCGCCGTGATCCCCCGCCTTCGCCAGGTCATCGAAAACCAACAGCCGTCGATGGAGCTGGTCAAGACCAAGCTCTTCGGCATCAATCTCGGCTACGACCGGATTCTGATACCGCAGCGGACGCTTGGCCGCCCACGGTGGGTAATTTCGTCATCACACGCCCGTTTTCTGCTGGATGCACCGAAGGTCCCGGGGAAGTTTGACGTAGACGACGAGGCCGTCGTCCAGCTCCTGCTGGAAGGGTGTACAGCCAAGGAAATCGCAGCCCAACTGGGGCTATCACACCGAACTGTCGAGCATCGCCTTGACCGGCTCAAAGTGCGGTTCGGCGCGCGCAACCTTGTGCATCTGGTCGTCATGTTACTCGGCGGCCATGTCAATCGGGAGAACGGTGCCAGTATCACCTGA
- a CDS encoding flagellin N-terminal helical domain-containing protein, producing MTSIITNNAAIAALGILRNIGSELDAEQSRVSTGLRVSRAADNAAYWSISTTMHSETKAMSAVTDSIGLASAIVDTAYAAMETVHKSFVEIRNLVIIASDMPQPEFKDLIIGGYRLDEYYGKSQVAEVEQQMQQLVDQARDAMVSASFSGVNLLYNSKGQPDKASERTYSFVVGYGEASVQTIDVKAMDLLLLNDDSGYPMTHWLDPNPEMALFDLFSVVYTTGSYTPTSVTWYNILLSNPSTGMPEAYDVNPSFNLMRLENTLARFGGDRQEMYSNFVNNIETKLQALADRMTYLGSIQNSLERHEELNKRRMDAVTSGVGRLVDADMNEASTRLRALESQQQLAVQALSIANASPDSLLQLFR from the coding sequence ATGACAAGCATCATCACGAACAACGCCGCGATTGCCGCACTGGGCATCCTACGTAACATCGGGTCTGAACTAGATGCCGAGCAAAGCCGGGTCTCGACCGGTTTACGTGTCTCAAGAGCAGCCGACAATGCGGCCTACTGGTCGATATCGACTACGATGCACTCCGAGACCAAGGCGATGTCTGCGGTCACGGACTCGATAGGTCTTGCATCCGCGATCGTGGATACGGCCTATGCCGCAATGGAGACGGTCCACAAGAGCTTCGTCGAAATCAGGAACCTTGTGATCATCGCGAGCGATATGCCACAGCCAGAATTCAAGGACCTGATCATCGGAGGATACCGTCTCGACGAATACTACGGAAAATCGCAGGTCGCAGAGGTCGAGCAACAGATGCAACAACTAGTGGACCAGGCGCGCGATGCGATGGTTTCGGCATCGTTCTCTGGTGTGAACCTGCTCTACAATTCCAAGGGCCAGCCAGACAAGGCCAGCGAGCGTACATATTCCTTCGTGGTTGGGTACGGAGAGGCTAGTGTTCAGACGATCGACGTGAAGGCTATGGACCTTCTTCTGCTGAACGACGACTCCGGCTATCCGATGACCCACTGGCTTGATCCCAATCCAGAGATGGCGCTTTTCGACCTTTTCTCTGTTGTCTATACAACAGGTTCATACACCCCCACTTCCGTAACCTGGTACAATATTCTGCTGAGTAATCCGTCTACGGGGATGCCAGAAGCCTACGATGTAAATCCGTCGTTCAACTTGATGCGCCTGGAAAACACCCTTGCGAGGTTCGGTGGGGACAGGCAGGAGATGTATTCCAACTTCGTGAATAACATCGAGACGAAACTCCAGGCACTGGCCGACAGGATGACCTACCTCGGGTCGATCCAGAACTCGTTGGAAAGGCATGAGGAACTCAACAAGCGGCGCATGGATGCGGTTACGAGCGGTGTTGGGCGATTAGTGGATGCCGACATGAACGAGGCCTCGACAAGGCTTCGCGCTCTTGAAAGCCAGCAACAACTGGCTGTGCAGGCGCTATCCATTGCGAACGCGTCCCCTGACAGCCTCCTGCAACTATTCAGGTGA